The proteins below are encoded in one region of Phaseolus vulgaris cultivar G19833 chromosome 1, P. vulgaris v2.0, whole genome shotgun sequence:
- the LOC137813725 gene encoding uncharacterized protein codes for MQWWHQYLMDIDLHKRPPVVSWNDLKACLRARFVPPHFRKDLMLKLQRFHQGALSVDDYFKQLDTLLIRVNMDESEEAKIARFVSGLRRDIQDVVELQEYSSLENVVHLASKIENQLARKNAFKNSSKDNYYHSSWKNKNSFSNIPSKDSTFKPRESKPSTSNARPKSPQKSSSKKCFKCLSYGHIASNCPTKRTMYMHDGVDSSEHGSESSRHSSPSRSPSESESESPHEGDLLVIRRMLGQVLKPFDETQRENIFHSRCLINDRVCSLIVDGGSCANVASTRVVDKLGLPTISHAKPYKLQWLSEVGEIVVNKQVLITFSIGKYKDEVLCDVVPMEATHILLGRPWQFDRKNFHDGFTNKISFNFHGHKVILKSLSPKEVHEDQVKMREKREKEKEIKNSKRSLLISSQQVQKVSQIRGRILSNPGSMMETK; via the coding sequence atgcaatggtggcatcaatacctcatggacattgacctacacaagaggccgcccgtggtctcttggaacgatttgaaagcatgtttacgcgctagattcgtacccccacactttaggaaagaccttatgttgaaactccaacggtttcatcaaggcgcgctaagtgtggatgattactttaaacaactagacacgcttttaattcgagttaatatggatgagagtgaggaggctaagatagctaggtttgtgagtggacttcgaagggatattcaagacgtggtagagttacaagaatattcttctttggaaaatgtggtgcaccttgctagcaaaattgaaaatcaacttgcaaggaaaaatgctttcaaaaattcttctaaagataactactaccactcttcttggaaaaataaaaactctttttcaaacatcccttctaaggactctactttcaaacctagagagtctaagccttccacttccaatgctaggcctaaatcaccacaaaaatcgtctagtaagaagtgttttaaatgtttaagctatggacatattgcttctaattgccctactaaacgaactatgtatatgcatgatggggtagatagtagtgagcatgggtccgaatcttctagacattcctcaccttctagatccccaagtgagagtgaaagtgaaagcccacatgagggtgacctattagtaataaggcgcatgcttggacaagtgttaaaaccttttgatgaaactcaaagagaaaatatttttcattcaaggtgtcttattaatgatagagtttgctctttgattgtggatggggggagttgtgcaaatgtggcaagcacaagagtggtagacaaacttggattgcctaccatctctcatgccaagccctacaagttacaatggttgagtgaggtgggtgagatagtggtgaacaaacaagtcctcattacattttccattggcaaatataaagatgaggtcttgtgtgatgttgttccaatggaagctactcatatccttttaggtaggccatggcaatttgatagaaaaaattttcatgatggctttaccaacaaaatttcttttaacttccatggacacaaagtcattctcaagtctctctctccaaaggaggtacatgaggaccaagtcaaaatgagagaaaagagagagaaagaaaaagaaattaaaaattccaagagaagccttctcatatcttcccaacaagttcaaaag